DNA sequence from the Gaiella occulta genome:
CCCTGCCAGGTGCCGAAGAACGAGATGCGGCGGATGTCGAGCGTTCCGTCCGTCGTCACCCCGGCGCTCGAGCGGGCCCCGTAGGGAGGGCTCGCCACCTGTCCGTCGCGCATGAACACGCCGCTGGCGGCTCACCGTCTCCGCGACCGACGACGTCGGCCAGCAGTCGGAGATGACGCAGTCGTTCGTCGTCAACTCGACGATCGGCTTCCTCGCCACGGCGCCGAAGAAGCTCTTCCTCCCGCCCGCGGGCCGCGACCTGCGCATCGGCTGGCGGCAGACGCGGGAGGCGCGCGTCGTCGTCACCGTCGAGACTCCCGCCGGCGAGATCGTGCGCACGCTCGCGCGACGCCGTTACGCCCCGGGCGCTCCCGGCGTGACGTGGAACGGCCTCGACCGTGACCGGAAGGCCGTCAAGGGCGGCAAGTACGTCGTGCGCGTCGTCGCGCGGAACGGCCTCGGCACGATCCAGCTCACGCGCGACGTCCGTGTGCAGCGGATCGTCGGCCCCAAGAAGCGCCTGACACGATGACCGCCGCCCGGACGGCACGCTGCTTCGTCGTGGTGGGTGCGCCCGGGCGAAGTAGAGTGCCCTGATGCCGGTCGCATCGCTCCTGACGTCGGTGACGGCCTTCATCGGCGACTACGGCCTCTACGCCGTGTTCGGCCTCATGCTGATCGACGCCGTGCTCCCCGCGGCGAGCGAGCTCGTGATGGTGTACGGCGGCGCGATCGCCTCCGGGGCGCTCGCCGGCCAGACGGTGACGCTCTTCGGCGCCGACGTGTCCGCAGGCCTGCCCGCCTACCTGGCGATCGCGCTCGCCGGCACGATCGGATACACGATCGGCGCCGTGCTCGGGTGGCAGATCGGCCGGCGCGGAGGCCGCCCGTTCCTCGAGCGCCACGGCCGCTGGCTCCATCTCGACGAGAGGAAGCTCGAGCGGGCCGAGTCCTGGTTTCGCCGCTTCGGGGACGAGGCGGTGCTGATCGGCCGCGTCACGCCGGTCGTGCGCTCCTTCATCTCCATCCCCGCCGGGGTGTTCGAGCAGCCGCTGCGCCGCTACACGCTGCTCACGCTCGCCGGCTCGGCGCTGTGGGCGTTCGCGTTCGCCGGCGCCGGCTGGGCCGCCGGCGCGAGCTGGGAGCGATTCCACCAGGCGTTCCGGTACGCCGACATCGCGGTCGCCGCGCTCGTCGTCGCGGGCCTCGGCTGGCTCGCCTGGCGCACCCTGAAGGGGCGCCGCGCCTCCGCGGAGACGCCCTGACGCGGGCGCGCTCCGTCGCTTGCCGCGCACAGATTCCCTGCTCGCAGGCGGTTTCAGGCGCGCGGGTCGCTACACTCGAACGGCCGTGATCCCGCTCGTCGACGTGAAGGCGCAGTACGCCCCCCTGATCCCGCAGCTGCAGGAGCGCCTCGCGCAGGTGCTCGAGTCGGGTCGCTTCATCTTCGGCCCCGAGGTCGAGGCGTTCGAGCGCGAGTCGGCCGCATTCCTGGGCGTCGCGCACGCGATCGGCGTCGCCAACGGCACCGACGCGCTCGTGCTCGCGCTCGAGGCGATGGGCATCGGCCGGGGTGACGAGGTGATCTGCCCGGCGTTCACCTTCTACGCCAGCGCGGAGTCGATCGCGCGCGTCGGCGCGACCCCGGTGTTCGCGGACATCGACCCGGTCTCGCTCAACCTCGACCCGGAGGACGTGGCTGCACGGATGACGGCGCGCACGAAGGCGATCATGCCCGTGCACCTGTTCGGCCGCCCGGCCCCGCTCGACGCGCTCGCGTCCCTCGGCCTGCCGCTGATCGAGGATTCCGCGCAGGCGTTCGGCGCCGCAGGCGTCGCGTCGAAGGGCGTCTGCTCGACGTTCAGCTTCTTCCCCACGAAGAACCTGTTCGCGCTCGGCGACGGCGGGCTGGTGGCCTGCAGCGACGACGAGGTGGCGGAGCGCGTGCGCATGCTGCGCTTCCACGGCTCCCGCGACAAGAAGACGTTCGAGCTCGTGGGCACGAACTCCCGTCTCGACGCGATCCAGGCCGCGGCCCTGCGCGTGTTCCTGCCGCATCTGAACGGCTGGAACCGCGGCCGTCGCGAGGGCGCCGCCCGCTACGCGGAGCTCGGGCTGGGCGACGTCGTCGAGCTGCCGCTCGACGAGCCCGGGCACGTCTACCACATGTACGTCGTGCGCTCGCCCGACCGGGCACGGATCGCGGCCGCCCTCGCGGAGGCCGGCATCGCGTCCGCGTCCTACTACGTGGTGCCGCTGCATCTGCAGCCGGCGATGCGCTACCTCGGCTACTCCGCCGGCTCGCTGCCCGAGACGGAGCGGGCCGCGGCCGACAACCTCGCCCTGCCCTTGTGGGGCGGGATCGGCGCAGAGGTGCAGGAGCAGGTCGCCGCCGCCGTGCTCGCCGCCGCCGGCGTCACAGCGGCGTCCTGATCGAGGGGCGCCGTGCGGTTCCCCGTCAACCGGCACAGGCTCTGGCAGGTCGGAGTCGACGGCGCCGTGGTCGCGCTCGCCTGGTGGCTCGCGTGGCAGCTCCGCTTCGACCAGGGGCGGCCCGGCTACTACAACCGCTACCTCGACTGGGATCTCGTCCTGCTCGTCGCCGGCGTCAAGCTGCCGGTCTTCGCCCTGGCCGGGTTCTACAACCGCTGGTGGCGCTACGTCTCGACGCGGGACATGTGGGGCGCCGTGCGCGGCGTCGCCTTCGCCTCGCTTGCGACGTTCCTCGTGTTCACCCTGTTCGAGGTGCAGCCGAACCGTGTGCCGACCGGCGTCTGGTTCATCGACCTGCTGCTCTGCCTCGCCTTCGTGGCGGGCCTGCGCCTCGCCGCGCGGTCGCTGATCGAGCGGCCCCGTCCCGGGCAGGTCGTCGTCCGCGGCAAGGAGGCGCTCGTCGTCGGCGCCGGCGACGCGGCGCAGCTCGTCGTCAAGGAGATGCTCCGGAACCCGGGGCTCGGGTACACGCCGATCGGCCTCGTCGACGACGATCCGCGCAAGAAGAACCTGCGCATCCACGGCATCCGCGTGCTCGGGACGACGGAAGAGCTGCCGCAGCTGATCCGCCTCCGGCGCCCCGACGAGGTGCTGATCGCGATCCCCTCCGCGTCGGGTGCGGCGCGCGGGAAGATCGTGGAGGCGGCCCGCGCGGAGGGCGTCGCGGTGAAGACGCTGCCGGGACTGATGGAGCTCGTCTCCGGCGACTTCGACCTCACCGCCCAGCTGCGGCCGGTCGAGGTCGAGGACGTGCTCGGGCGCGAGCCGGTAGAGGTCGACCTCGACGCGATCGCCGGCTACCTCGGCGGCGAGGTGGTGATGGTGACCGGCGCCGGCGGCTCCATCGGCTCGGAGCTCTGCCGGCAGGTGTCGCGCCTCGGACCGGCCAAGCTCGTGCTCGTCGACCACGCGGAGCCGGCGCTGTTCGAGATCGAGCGGGAGCTCGTGCGCGAGCGCGGCTTCACCGCGGCCGCAGCCGTCGTCGCAGACGTGAAGGACGGCGAGAAGATGCGCCAGGTGTGCGCGAGCTACCGGCCGGGCGTCGTCTTCCACGCGGCCGCGTACAAGCACGTGGCGATGATGGAGGCGAACCCGATCGAGGCGGTGCGCAACAACACGCTCGGCACGCGGACGCTCGCGGACGTCGCCGTGGAGCACGGAGCGAAGCGCTTCGTGCTCGTGTCCACCGACAAGGCGGCCAATCCGAAGACGGTGATGGGCCAGTCGAAGGCTCTGTGCGAGTGGATCGTCGAGACGTACGGCCACCGCCCCGACGTCGCGACCCGGTTCGTGGCGGTGCGGTTCGGCAACGTGCTCGGCTCGTCGGGCTCCGTGATCCCGATCTTCCGCAGGCAGATCGCACGGGGCGGGCCGGTGACGGTGACGCATCCGGAGATGACGCGCTTCTTCATGACGATCCCCGAGGCGGTCCAGCTCGTCGTGCAGGCGGGCGCGATCGGCGAGCGCGGCCAGGTGTACGTGCTCGACATGGGCGAGCCGGTGCGCATCGTCGACCTCGCCGAGAACATGATCCGCCTCTCGGGCAAGGAGCCCGGCACCGAGATCGCGATCGAGTTCATCGGGCCGGCGCCGGGGGAGAAGCTGCACGAGGAGCTGGTCGGCGACGGCGAGACGGTGTCGCCGAGCCCGCACCCGAAGATCCGCCGGATCACGCGGCCGCCCGTCGAGCAGGCCTGGCTCGAGGCCGAGCTCGCCACGCTCGAGCGGCTCGTCGAGGAGGGCGAGACGCTGGAGCTCGTGGGCGCCTTGAGCCGTATCGTGCGCGAGCCGCGCCGCGAGGGCAGCTCGACCGCCGTCGGCGCCGACTAGCGCCGCAGCTCGAGGGCCGACAGGAGCAGATCGAGCAGCGCCGACGGCGCGCGCTCGAGGCGCGGCGCGGCGCCGGCCCGCTTCACGAGCGCGAGATCGCCGGCGGAGGCCAGCGGCCGCAGGCGTCCGCCGGCGATCAGTGCCTCGTCGACCGCGCCCAGCCTGCCGGCGAAGGTCGTGTAGACCGGCACGCCGAGCGCGACCGCCTCGCGGTTCATCGTGCCTCCGGCGGACACGACGAGGTCGGCGAGCGCGACCAGGCTCTGCGCGTCGATCGCGCGCCCGGGCACGACGAGCGACGGCAGCGCCGCCTGCCGGAGCGCGTCGCGCTGCGCCGCGGTGCGAGGGAGCACGACCGCGTGCACCGCCGGGTCGCGTCCGAGCCGCTCGAGCACGTCGGCGAAGAGCGGGTTGCCGTGGCGGTGGTACAGCGACACCTCCGGCGGGGTGCGCACGACCGCGAGCACGCGCGAGCGGTCGAGGCCGAGCGCGTCGAGCACGGAGGCGTCCGCCACGAAGCCCGAGAGGTAGTACTCCTCCTTGAGGCCCGGGTAGCGGCGCACCTTGGCCGCGGTGGCGCCGAGACGGTCGAGCCGCTCCTTCGGGATCGCCTCCGGCACGATGACGCAGGTCGCGGCGCGTGAGCCGAGCGTGTGCTGGGCGCGCGCGAACTCGTAGTCGAACGCGTAGGCGGACGGCACGCCGAGCGTGCGCGCGACGAGCGGCAGCTCGTGCGAGGCGTGCGAGAGGGCGACGTCGAAGCGGCGCCGCCGCGCCCAGCCGCGCAACGCGTGCAGCCTCGCGCCCATCGCGCGGACCTTCGCCCCGCGCCCCGCCCCGCCGTGCGGGGGCCCCACGACGTCGTGCGCGACGCCCGCCGCCTGCAGCAGCTCCAGCGTCTGCGCGAAGTCGCGCGCCGACACGTGCACCTCGTGCCCGCGCTCCTCGAGCAGCGCGAGCAGCGGCCGGAAGAACGGCACGTGCGGCGAGTTCGTCATGTCGATCCAGACCCTCATGCGTCCCCTTCCAGCCTCGTCGACGCCTTCCGCTCCAGCCATTCGGCGAGAAACGGCTCGGCGAGTCGATAGCGTCCGTCCGGGCCCTTCTCGATCACATCCTCCCGCACGAGCGACGTGACGGCGCGCTGCACGAAGGTCGGAGCGGGCAGCCCGGCCCGTTCGCGCGTCTCCTCGGCGTACAGGCTCTGCGCCCCGGCGCGGAGTGCCAGCAGGACGAGGCGCTCGTTGCGCGTTGCCGCGTCCCACAGGCGGGCGAGATTGTTGTGCTCGGCGCGCAGCACGTCCACGAGGCCGGCCTCGACGTCGGCGGCCCGCGCCGCGTGCCCGCGGGGGACATGCGCCCAGGTGAAGAAGGCCAGCTCCTGCGTCGCGTACGGGTGGCCGTCGGTGATCTCGAGGATGCGGGAGACGGCCTCGTCGTCGGCGTCCCGCGCCGTCGCGGCGAACCGTGAGCGCAGATGGCCCGCGAGCGTGTCGTGGGGCAGCCGGCCGAGCTCCATCCGGCGTGCGCCCCGCCACAGCGCGCCGTCGCGGTCGTCGAAGATCGCGTGCCGGGCGTGCCGCCTGCTGCCCACGTACACGTGGGCGACGTCGGGCTGGGCCTGGAACACCGACCGCATCAGGTCGGGCAGCCGCGGGTCGAGTGCCACGATCTCCTGGAACTCGTCGAACAGGATCGCCACCTGCCGCTCGCGCTCGGCCGCGATCCGCCCCGGCAGCTCGAGCAGCCGCTCGATCGTGCCGTCGATGGCGCCGTCGGCGTGGCTTGCCCGGAAGGAGAAGCTGAGCGCGCCGTCGTCCGGGTCGAGCTCGATCGTCGGGCGCACCGGTAGGCCGCGGAAGAGACCGGCGGCGCGATCTCGCGGCTGCCCCGGCGGCGAGGCGAGGTCGTCGTCGATCGTCTTCGCCAGAGCGGCGGCGAAGCGCTCCTTCGTGGGCGTACGCGTCAGGTCGCACGTGGCGACGAGGATGCCCTCGCGCGCCGCCTCCTGGACGGCCCGGAGCGCGAGCGAGGACTTGCCGTAGCGCCGGGGAGCGAGCAGGAGCACGTCCCGGCCGCCGCGCAGATCGCTCGTCAGCGCCCGCAGCTCGTCCTCGCGGTCGACGAACGCGTCGCCGCAGGCGAGGCTTCCGAACGTGAACGGATTCCGCTCGACCACCCGCGCAATATACATCCGCCATATGAATGAGATATATGAGTATGTATAATACAGAGGCGGACAATCGACAACGGGATAACATCCGCTTATGGACACGCGCCAGCTCGCCGCGTTCTGCGCCGTCGTCGAGCGCCGCAGCTTCTCGCAGGCGGCCGAACGGCTCGGCGTCACGCAGCCCGCCGTTTCGCTGCAGGTACGGGCGCTCGAGAAGCGCCTCGGGGTGCAGCTGCTCGACCGCTCCGGCAGGCGCGTGGAGCCCACCGAGGCCGGCTCGAGGCTCTACCGCGGCGCCCAGCGTCTCCTCGAGATCGAGGAGACGCTGCTCGAGGAGATCGCGGCCGAGGGGCAGGGCGCCCTCGAGGGCGAGCTTGCGATCGGCGCCTCGACCGGCCCTGCCGCGATCGCCGTGCCCGTGCTCCTGTGCGAGTTCCAGCAGGCGAACCCCGGCGTGCGGATCCGCCTGCGCGTGCACGACACGCAGACGGTCGTCGATCTCGTCGCCGGCCGCGAGCTCGAGCTCGGCATCGTCGGCGCCGCGCGCCGCCATCGCGGCGTCCGCTTCGAGCCTCTGCTGCGAGACGAGGTGATCCTGATCTGCCCTCCGGGCCACCCGTTCGCGGGACGCACCGTCGCCGTCGACGAGCTGCGCGCCGAGCGCCTGATCGTGATGCAGGAGGGCGCCGGCGTGCGGCAGGTGGTCGAGGACGAGCTGCGGCGCATGGGAACGCGGCTGCGCGACCTCGACGTGCGCCTCGAGCTCGGCCTGCAGGAGTCGGTGCGCAGCGCGGTCATCGCGGGCTACGGGGTGACGTTCATCTCCCGCACGGCCGTCGAGGCCGACCTTGCCGCCGGCACGCTCGCCGAGGCGCGTCTCGACGGCATGGACGCGACGCGCGAGATCTCGCTCGTGCGCGGCGCCGGGAGGGTCTCGACGCGCGTCGCGGAGGCGTTCGCCGCGTTCGCCCACGTCCGGCAGGGATGAGCGCCAGGATCGTCCGTTTCGGCCCCGGCGCGCTCGCACGGCTGCCGGAGGTGCTGGCCGAGGTCGGGGTAGAGCGGCCGCTTCTCGTCACGACGCTCCGCGGGGCGCGCTCCGCGGGCGCCCTCGCCCGCGCCGGCCTCTTCGACGGCGTCCGCCCCCATGTCCCGCTCGAGACCGTGCACGCCGCCGCCGCGGCGGCGCGGCGCGCGCGGGCGGACGGCATCGTCGCGCTCGGCGGCGGCAGCGCGATCGACACCGCCAAGGCGGCGGCGGTCGAGCTCCTCGACGAGGTCGAGCCGAGGATCGTCGTCGTGCCGACGACGTACGCCGGCGCCGAGTGGACGCCGTACTTCGGGATGCTCCTCGAGCCCGGCCGCAAGGGCGGCGGCGCCGACGCGCGGGTTCGTCCCGTCGCGGCCGTGTACGACCCGCTGCTCACGCTCGAGCTGCCGCCGGGCGACACGGTCGGCACGGCCATGAACGCTCTCGCACACTGCGCCGAGGCGTACTACCACCCGCGGTCGGGCCCCGAGGCTGCCGGACGCGCCGACGCGGGCGCCGCCGCGATCGCCCGCGCGCTTCCCGCGGTCGTCGAGGAGCCGCGCTCGCTCGCCGAGCGCACGCGCCTGCTCGAAGGCGCGATGCATGCCGCGATCGCGCTCGACGAGTCCGGCCTCTGCCTCGGGCATGCGATGGCGCAGGCCCTCGGCGGCCGCTACGGGCTTGCCCAGGGAACGGCGAACGCGCTCTGCCTGCCGGCGGCGCTGCGCTTCAACGCCGAGGCCGTTCCCGCTGCCGTCGCCCGCTTCGGCCGGGCGCTCGCGGCCGACGACGCGGCCGCCGGCGTCGAGCAGCTCGCGCGGCTCGGCGGCTTCGGGCGGCTGCGCGACCAGGGCGTCCCGGCCGGCGACCTGCCGGCGGTCGCCGAGGAGATCGCCGCCCGGCCGGGGGCGCGCGCGAACCCGAAGCCCGCGTCCGCCGCTCAGATCGCGGAGCTGCTGCGCGCCGTCTGGTAGTGGGCGGCTACGTCGCGGCCTTGACGGCGCCGACGACCCGACGCAGGCTGACGACGCCGAGCACGTGCCCGTTGCCGTCGAGCACGGGGAGGTGGCGGAAGCCGTGCTCGAGCATCACCTGCGCGGCCTCCTCGACGTCGCTGTCCGACGTCGTCGTGACGGGATCCTCCGTCATCCACTGCCGCACTCGCGCCTCGCTCGAGTGGACGCGGGCGGCCATCGCCTTGAGCAGGTCGCGCTCGGTGAGGATCCCGATCAGCGTCCCGTGATCCTTCACGACGACGGCGCCGACGTTCTTCGCCGTCATGCGCTCCGCGACCTCGCCGAGCGTGTCCTCGGGCGCGACCTCGATGAAATCGGGGCGCATCACGTCGGCGATCCGCGGCATCGCCCGAGTCTAGCGCAGCGCGAGGGAAAGGAGGCCGCGCGCTCCCTTCCGAGGATAAGCATGTGTAATGCAGATCATAAGGCAACCTGGTAGTATGGCCGGAATGCAGCCTGCGGGGCCCTTCGACGTGCTCGTGATCGGCAGCGGGGCCTCCGGCCTCGCCGCCGCCGTCTCCGCCGAGCGCGCGGGAGCGCGCGTCGCGCTCGCGACGAAGGGCTCGCTCCAGGCCAACAACTCGTCGAAGGCGCAGGGAGGGATCCAGGCCGCGCTGGGCGAGGACGACTCGCCGGCCCTTCACGCCGACGACATCATGCGCTCCTCGCACGGCACGGCCGACCCGCGGCTCGTCGAGGTGCTCAGCGCCGAGGCGGCTTCGGCGATCCACTGGCTCGAGGAGCTCGGCTGCGTGTTCAACCGCGAGAACGGCGGCTACCGGCTCGCCCGCTGCGGCGGCGCCTCCCGCCGGCGGCTGCTCCAGGTCGGCGACCGTACCGGGCACGCGATCACGAAGGCGCTGCGTGACGCCTTCGAGGCCGGCTCCGGCCTCGCCTTCCCGCACCACGCGCTCGTGGATCTGGCGGCCGCGGAGAACGGCTGGAGCGCGAGCTTTCGCACGGGAGGCGGTGACCGGATCCGGTTGGCGGCCGGCACGGTCGTGCTGGCCGCCGGCGGGCGCTGCTTCGCCGAGGCGGCGAAGCGCGGCGAGCTGTCGACGAACCATCCGAACGCGACCGGCGAGGTGACGAGGATCGCCCTCGACCTCGGCGTCGAGGCCCGCGATCTCGACGCCCTCCAGTACCACCCGAACGGCGGCGCCTGGCCGCGGACGATGCAGGGCTACTCGATTCCCGAGACGACGCGCGCCTACGGCGCCGTGCTCGTCAACGCGGACGGCGAGGAGTTCACCGACTCGCTCGGGCCGCGAGACGTCGTCTCGCAGGCGATCTTCGACGAGGTCGCCGCCGGCCGCGGCGTCGAGACCGAGGACGGCCGGCCGGCCGTCTACCTCGACACGACGAGGATCGCGAAGGCCGATGCCGAGATCTCGCTGCCGTACATGCTGCGCCGCTACCGCGGCGCCGGCATCGACCCGCTCGAGGAGAGGCTTCTGACCTACCCCGTCCTCCACTACCAGAACGGCGGCCTCGTCATCGACGAGGACGCCGAGACCACGCTCGAGGGGCTGTACGCCTGCGGCGAGATCGCCGGCGGCACCCACGGGCGCAACCGCATGATGGGCAACTCGCTGCTGGAGTGCGTCGTCTTCGGACGGCGTGCCGGCCGCGCGGCCTCGGAGAAAGCGAGCTGATGACGACGATCACGACGACCGACCTCGCAGGAGCCGTGGAGGACGTCGCGGCGCACCTGTACGTGTGGGCGCTGAAGGACATCCCGCAGGACCTGCGTGACGCGCTGGCCGCGGCCCGCGACCGCGAGACCTCGACGACGGGCATCCGCATCCTCGAGACGATCCACCGCAACGTGTCGATCGCGGACGAGCAGAAGAACCTCGTCTGCCAGGACACCGGCATCGCCGTCTACACCTGCCGCGTGGGCGAGCACTTCCCGCTCCATCCGGCGCGCATCTACGCGTCGCTCAAGGCGGGCACGGCGCGCGCGACCGTCGAGCATCCGCTGCGCTCGAACGCGGTGCACGTGCTCACCCGCGAGAACACGGGCCCCAACGTCGGGCACCGGCTGCCGATCGTGCACTGGGAGTTCATCCCGGACTGGGACGGCCTCGACGTGAAGTGCGTGCCGAAGGGGTCGGGCTCCGAGAACATGAGCTTCCTGAAGATGTGCGTCCCGGCCGACGGGGTGAGCGGGATCAAGAAGTTCGTGCTCGAGTCGATCGTCGACGCGGGCGGCAAGCCGTGCCCGCCCGGCATCGTCGGCGTCGGCATCGGCGGCTCGGCCGACTACGCGATGTACCTCGCCAAGGAGGCGATCGCCCGCCCGGTCGGCACTCGCAACGCGGACCCGCTCGTGGCGCAGCTCGAGGACGAGCTGTACGGCCTGCTCAACGAGACCGGCATCGGTCCCATGGGCCTCGGCGGCGACGTCACCGTGTTGCAGTGCCACATCGAGCACGCCGACACGCACATGACGCTCAACCCGGTGGCGGTCAACTACCAGTGCTGGGCGGCGCGGCGCGCCTCCGCGCACATCGCCGCCGACGGCAGCGTCGACTTCGACCGGGAGTTCTGATGGCTGACGCGACGACGTACCCGTACGAGCGCGAACGGCCGCCCTTGTGGCTCGGAGCCACGAAGTCGTTTGCATCCGGCAGCGAGGAGACGAGCTGATGGCTCACCACGAAGTCACGTTCCCGATCACCGACCCGCACGAGATCCTGAAGCTGCGTGCTGGTGACGAGGTGACGGTGCAGGGGCACATCATCGGCATCCGCGACCGCACCCAGATCCGCATCTTCGACCAGGGCGTCGAGCCGCCGATGGACCTCTCCGGCGCCTTCCTGCTCCATACCGCCCCGAACGTGCGCAAGGTGGCCGAGGGCAGGTACGAGAAGATCTGCATCGGCACGACGACGAGCGCGCGCATGGTGCGCTTCACCGAGGGGCTCGGCGCGCAGTACGGCGTCCGCGCGATCTGCGGCAAGGGCGGCTTCCCCGACGTGGCGATCGAGCCGATGCAGCGGCTCGGGATGGTCTACTTCGCGATCGTCGGCGGCGCCGCGGCGCTCGAGACGACGCAGATCGAGGAGATCGAGGAGGTGCTCTGGGAAGAGCTCATGCCCGAGTGCCTGTGGAAGTTCCGCGTCAAGGACTTCGGCCCGCTCATCGTCGGCATCGACGCGCACGGCAACTCCCTCTACCACGACGTCCAGGCCCGCGCCCACGACAAGCTGAAGGAGCTCTATGCCCGGCTATGAAGCCTCGGACGGCCACTTCGACCCTGCCCGCGGCGGCACTGATGCGGCCCGCGCCCGCGCAAGCCGGCCCGGGAGCTCTCGTCGTCCTCGCCCGTCGTCGTCCGCGCCGGCCGTGAGGAGGGCAACATGACCATCGGAGGCTTCGAGGACGGCTGGCTCGGCGTTCCGACCCGCCCCGGCAAGCCCCGCCAGAACGGACTCACGCACGTCATCGACAAGGGCCTCAACACCCGCGACATCGAGGGGATGTTCGACACGGCGGGAGCCTTCGTCGACATCGTCAAGCTCGGCTGGGGCACGAGCTACGTCACGAACAACCTCGAGAAGAAGATCGCGCTGTACCGGCACTTCCAGACGCCGGTCGTGTGCGGAGGCACGCTGTTCGAGGCGGTCTACGCGCGCGGCAAGATGGACGAGTTCAAGGCGTGGCTCGTCGAGCACCGCTTCGCGCACGTCGAGATCTCCGACGGCACGATCGACATCCCGCGCGACGAGAAGCTCGAGCTGATCCGCGACTTCGCCCGCGACTTCACGGTGCTCTCCGAGGTCGGCTCGAAGGACTCCGACGTCGTCTACGCGCCCTACCAGTGGGTCGAATGGATCAAGGAAGAGCTCGCGGCCGGCTCGTGGAAGGTGATCACCGAGGCCCGCGAGGGCGGCACGGCCGGCATCTTCCGCAAGGACGGCGACATGCGCACCGGCCTCATCGACGAGATCGCGCACGAGGTGCCGATCGACGACCTCATCTTCGAGGCGCCGACGAAGTCCTCGCAGGCGTGGTTCGTGAAGCAGTTCGGCCCCAACGTCAACCTCGGCAACATCCCGCCCGACGAGGTGATCCCGCTCGAGACGCTGCGGCTCGGCCTGCGCGGCGACACGCTGAAGGAGATCCTCGTCCCCGCGCCGGAGCCCTCGGCATGAGCCTGCCGCCCCGCCCGTCCGGTCACGTGTCCCGCAGGGAGAAGTGAGCGTGGACTGGAAGCTGTCGCTTGCCGGGCTCCTCATCGGCCTGCTCGTCGGGATGACGGGGATGGGCGGCGGCTCGCTGATGACGCCGCTGCTCGTGCTCGTGTTCGGCTTCAAGCCGACGGTCGCAATCGGGACGGACATCCTGCACGGCGCCATCTTCAAGTCGTTCGGCGCCGTGCAGCACCGGCGGCTCGGCAACGTCAACCTGCGCCTCGCCCTGTGGATGCTGCTCGGCTCCGCGCCGCTGTCGCTCGTCGGGGTCATGGTGGCGACCTGGCTCAAGCACCACTACGGCGACGGCTTCGAGGCCGTCGCCAAGGAGATCCTCGGCGTCGCGCTCGTCCTCTGCGGGCTCGGCTTCCTCGCCAAGGCCTTCCTGCGCTCGCGCCCGCGGGGAGGCTCGTGGCGGATGAGCGTGCGCGACAAGCGCATCGCCTTCGTCACCGGCCTCGCCGGCGGCTTCGTCGTCGGGCTCACGTCCGTCGGCAGCGGCACCTTCTTCGGCCTCGTGATGATGCTCGTGTTCCCGCTCTCGGCGGCCGCCGTCGTCGGCACCGACATCTTCCATGCCGCCGCGCTGCTCTGGGTGGCCGGCGCGGGGCACATCGTGGCCGGGAACGTCGATCTCGGCGCGACGGGATGGCTGCTGATCGGCTCGATCCCGGGAGTGCTGCTCGGCGGCCACTTCACCGTGCACCTCCCTGACCGTGTCCTGCGGGTCGCCCTTGCGACGACGCTCACGCTCGCGGGCGTGAAGCTCGTGGACTTCCCGGGAGCCGACATGGTGCTCCTGGCCGGCGTCGCAGCCGCGCTCGCGGGCGCGCTGCTCGCGCTCAGCGTGCGGCTCGGCCGGCGCGCCCGCCCGCTGCCGGTCGCCGACGCGGTGCCGTCGTCGGAGCCCTGAGCCGCTACCGCTACGCGTTCTCGCCCGC
Encoded proteins:
- a CDS encoding FlgD immunoglobulin-like domain containing protein, which produces MTQSFVVNSTIGFLATAPKKLFLPPAGRDLRIGWRQTREARVVVTVETPAGEIVRTLARRRYAPGAPGVTWNGLDRDRKAVKGGKYVVRVVARNGLGTIQLTRDVRVQRIVGPKKRLTR
- a CDS encoding DedA family protein; translated protein: MPVASLLTSVTAFIGDYGLYAVFGLMLIDAVLPAASELVMVYGGAIASGALAGQTVTLFGADVSAGLPAYLAIALAGTIGYTIGAVLGWQIGRRGGRPFLERHGRWLHLDERKLERAESWFRRFGDEAVLIGRVTPVVRSFISIPAGVFEQPLRRYTLLTLAGSALWAFAFAGAGWAAGASWERFHQAFRYADIAVAALVVAGLGWLAWRTLKGRRASAETP
- a CDS encoding DegT/DnrJ/EryC1/StrS family aminotransferase — its product is MIPLVDVKAQYAPLIPQLQERLAQVLESGRFIFGPEVEAFERESAAFLGVAHAIGVANGTDALVLALEAMGIGRGDEVICPAFTFYASAESIARVGATPVFADIDPVSLNLDPEDVAARMTARTKAIMPVHLFGRPAPLDALASLGLPLIEDSAQAFGAAGVASKGVCSTFSFFPTKNLFALGDGGLVACSDDEVAERVRMLRFHGSRDKKTFELVGTNSRLDAIQAAALRVFLPHLNGWNRGRREGAARYAELGLGDVVELPLDEPGHVYHMYVVRSPDRARIAAALAEAGIASASYYVVPLHLQPAMRYLGYSAGSLPETERAAADNLALPLWGGIGAEVQEQVAAAVLAAAGVTAAS
- a CDS encoding polysaccharide biosynthesis protein, which produces MRFPVNRHRLWQVGVDGAVVALAWWLAWQLRFDQGRPGYYNRYLDWDLVLLVAGVKLPVFALAGFYNRWWRYVSTRDMWGAVRGVAFASLATFLVFTLFEVQPNRVPTGVWFIDLLLCLAFVAGLRLAARSLIERPRPGQVVVRGKEALVVGAGDAAQLVVKEMLRNPGLGYTPIGLVDDDPRKKNLRIHGIRVLGTTEELPQLIRLRRPDEVLIAIPSASGAARGKIVEAARAEGVAVKTLPGLMELVSGDFDLTAQLRPVEVEDVLGREPVEVDLDAIAGYLGGEVVMVTGAGGSIGSELCRQVSRLGPAKLVLVDHAEPALFEIERELVRERGFTAAAAVVADVKDGEKMRQVCASYRPGVVFHAAAYKHVAMMEANPIEAVRNNTLGTRTLADVAVEHGAKRFVLVSTDKAANPKTVMGQSKALCEWIVETYGHRPDVATRFVAVRFGNVLGSSGSVIPIFRRQIARGGPVTVTHPEMTRFFMTIPEAVQLVVQAGAIGERGQVYVLDMGEPVRIVDLAENMIRLSGKEPGTEIAIEFIGPAPGEKLHEELVGDGETVSPSPHPKIRRITRPPVEQAWLEAELATLERLVEEGETLELVGALSRIVREPRREGSSTAVGAD
- a CDS encoding DUF354 domain-containing protein, which codes for MRVWIDMTNSPHVPFFRPLLALLEERGHEVHVSARDFAQTLELLQAAGVAHDVVGPPHGGAGRGAKVRAMGARLHALRGWARRRRFDVALSHASHELPLVARTLGVPSAYAFDYEFARAQHTLGSRAATCVIVPEAIPKERLDRLGATAAKVRRYPGLKEEYYLSGFVADASVLDALGLDRSRVLAVVRTPPEVSLYHRHGNPLFADVLERLGRDPAVHAVVLPRTAAQRDALRQAALPSLVVPGRAIDAQSLVALADLVVSAGGTMNREAVALGVPVYTTFAGRLGAVDEALIAGGRLRPLASAGDLALVKRAGAAPRLERAPSALLDLLLSALELRR
- a CDS encoding AAA family ATPase: MVERNPFTFGSLACGDAFVDREDELRALTSDLRGGRDVLLLAPRRYGKSSLALRAVQEAAREGILVATCDLTRTPTKERFAAALAKTIDDDLASPPGQPRDRAAGLFRGLPVRPTIELDPDDGALSFSFRASHADGAIDGTIERLLELPGRIAAERERQVAILFDEFQEIVALDPRLPDLMRSVFQAQPDVAHVYVGSRRHARHAIFDDRDGALWRGARRMELGRLPHDTLAGHLRSRFAATARDADDEAVSRILEITDGHPYATQELAFFTWAHVPRGHAARAADVEAGLVDVLRAEHNNLARLWDAATRNERLVLLALRAGAQSLYAEETRERAGLPAPTFVQRAVTSLVREDVIEKGPDGRYRLAEPFLAEWLERKASTRLEGDA